The genomic window AAATAATTTGTGTGTGTTGATAAAACCACTCTTGCAAATTTTTGTCCCCTCCCCTTATACAACAAAAATGCATAGAAGACTCAACACAAAATCTATAATCCCCACAAATATGCAATCAGTCTAGATTCTATAAACCCACAGGCTCTAACGATTTTTCAAAAAATATTTCTTTCCACCGATAGCCCTGCTCACAATCTGCGCAAATTTTGCGTATATATTCATTGTGCGAAGAAGCAGTATTGGCAAACAACTCTCGGCGGAGATTCACACACTTGTGGGAGAAAAATATCTCAAACATATCTTGCTTTTTACAATCACCTATAATAAATGGCTCGTGCCCTTTCTCATCGCTCCTTGTATTGCAGCAGGGCATCACAAGCCCATTATAATCCACATAAAAACTCATCGCACTTTGAAAGCAGCCTGATTGGGTAGATTGGGAGTTTTTCATTAAATCTACCGAACCACCTCGTGATGAGCCCATTGCATTTGGATTCCTAGCACGATAGTATAGCTCTAACCCCTCCATTACAAAAGATATGCGGTATTCTTGTTTCTTATCCCACACAAGCTTAGATTCTAAGCCTAATTTTTGTTGCATCTTTTGCATAGCTTTAAGAATCTGCTCCCTATCAAAATGCTTTTGCGTAGGGTAGTAGGACATAAGTATCCAATTTATCCCTGCGTCCCTTAGCTCCTCTAAATATGATTTTGAAACATAATCACCATTTGTAAAAATATTCAACTTTGCCTTTGGTAATTTTTGTCGAGTTTGTCTTACACGTTTAAGTATAAGCTCTTTGTTTGCTAAAGGCTCGTTGAATCGATGAAAGCTAATGTCCTTACTATATTCAATCTCTGCAAGATTATTAAGAATCTTCAAAAAAACCGCCTCATCTAGCTCTGTGCTCGTGCTCTTTCTATCTATATGAGCATTTGGGCAAAAATAACAAGTGCGATTGCAAAAACTCGCAATCTCAAGCTCCACGAGTCGCAAATAATGTTTGAGAATCTGTTTTTGTAGCTCCCTATCGGTAATAGATGTGCTTAAAAGCACGATAGCATCAATAAAGCTTTGCATTCTAGTATCCACAGCAATGAGATTTTGCATTAGATTCTAAAGCCACTTTGGATTTGCTGTCCAACTGACAGAAAGCCAAATCTTGTAGCTTGGTATCTCAAGGGCTTTTTCTATGCGCTCACGAATGCTATCAAACTCCTGCATACTCACAGGTTTAAAATGCTCGTGGGTGAGGATATTCACCTCTACCATATAGAATCTGCCTGATTTTGCCACGTGCGTATCGTAGTCGCTAAAGCCAAATTCCGCACTCAAAGATTCCATAATCTGCGTGATTTTCTCATCAATCTCGGGGGGCGCGACCATAACCAAATCTTTAAAATTCGCTATGGCAATGCGAACAGGCGAAACACACAAAAGCAAGGACAAAATAGCCAAAAGCGCAGGGTCGATGTAGCGCGCAAATGTGCTTGAATGCGTATCAAAGCCAAAATGAGGCAGCATATATATCGCCCCAAATGCCACCAATGCGCCCAAATACAACACACAATCAATTTTCCACTCGGTATTATCAACCTTAATCAAATCAGATTCTAGAATCCTCGTGTAAAGGAGCGTATAGACAAACAGCACACCACAAAACGCAAAGGCACACAAGCTATAAAGCACTGCGCCGCCCAGCTCCACCTCATAGCCACCATTGACAATACTTTGAATCGCATTGATAAAGGCATAAACACACACAAAGACGAGCACGAGGGACTTAAAGAGATTAACCATTGGTTCAAAGCGCACATAGCCATACTGAAAAATATCATCGTCCTCTTTGTAGATATAGCGCGAGGTAACCACGCTTAACGCACCTAATCCCACACTAATAAGAGCCACAAAACCATCAAAAATAACCGCCATAGACTTGACATAAATCCCAAAGCCGATACCAAAAATAGCAAGTATAAGCGCACTAAACATCGAAACTTTTAACACAAATTGTTCTTTTTGCGCGGCTTTAAGCACATCTTGTAGTGAAACTTTGAGGTTTGCAAAATGCGATTTGGCACTTTCCTTGCTCCTTTGCCTCGTATGCAAGCTATGCGCACTTTCTTTGCGTGAGCTAAAACGTGTTTTATTGCCACGCACACTCGTGCCATAGCCAAGATATGTCTTATCGTTTCGAGGTGTGAGGGAGGATTCATAGGGATATTGCGGAGTTTGTGCCATTTTATGCCTTTGCACTTTTGCGTTTTGTTTGATTTTGGCTAAGGGGCGAGTTTATTTAGAATCTACCCCCTTTTTTTAGCAGTCTTGCAGAAGAGGACAGATTCTAATGCCCACTAATTCTTATCCTTATCCACCAATTTATTTGCGCCAATCCAAGGCATCATCGTCCTTAATCTCCCACCTACTTGTTCAATTTTATGTTGAGCAAGATTCTTGCGCTCTGCATTCATTCTTGCATATCCTGCTTTGCGCTCTAAAATAAAGTCTTTAGCAAATCGCCCCTCTTGAATGTCTTTAAGAATTTCTTTCATCGCCTTTTTAGATTCTGCATTAATCACGCGCGGACCGCTAACCATATCGCCATATTCTGCAGTGTTTGAGATAGAATAGCGCATATTAGCTAGTCCTCCCTCATAAATCAAATCCACAATGAGCTTTAGCTCGTGCAAGCATTCAAAATACGCCATTTCTTCAGGATACCCTGCATCGACCAAAGTTTCAAATCCAGCTTTTACAAGGCTTGTAACCCCGCCACAAAGCACCGCTTGTTCGCCAAATAAGTCTGTTTCTGTTTCATCTTTGAAAGTTGTTTCAATGATTCCACTGCGTCCGCCACCAATCGCACTTGCATAGCTTAGCGCAATGGCTTTAGCATCGCCTCTGCTTGTATCTTGCTCTACTGCGATTAAATCGGGGATTCCGCCACCTTTGACAAACTCACTGCGAACGGTATGACCCGGGGCTTTTGGTGCGACCATAATCACGCCCACGCCTTTGGGAACTTTGATTTGCCCAAAATGGATATTAAATCCGTGTCCAAATGCAATGATTTTATCCTCGCTTAAAGAAGGCAAAATATCCTTTGCAAATACATCAGCTTGCAACTCATCGGGGATTAAAATCATAATCACATCAGCCGCTTTTGTCGCCTCACTCACTTCAAGCACCTTAAAGCCCTTTGCTTCAGCCTTGCTCCAGCTAGAGCCGCCACGATATAGCCCGATAATCACCTCAACGCCAGAATCTCGCAAGTTTTCTGCGTGTGCGTGTCCTTGACTTCCAAAGCCAATCACGGCAACCTTTTTCTTTTGAATAAGCCCTAAATCACAATCTTTGTCGTAATACACTTGTAATGCCATTTACTTTCCTTTCGAGGCGTCCGCACTCTTGTTAAAATAAAACTTGGATTATAGTTAAAACAAACTTAGTTATAATTAATTCTAGAATTAATTATAAGAATCTACGCAAAAACACTCAATCATCTTTAAAAGATACAAAGGACACCTATGCCAAAAAACTCACATAAAGACTCTAAAGTCCCATCTACTAGCTCCGCCCTGCTTCAACCCTCGCAGATTGAATTTGTCTTTGAAAGCATTACGAGTTTGCTCCAAACGATT from Helicobacter typhlonius includes these protein-coding regions:
- a CDS encoding cation diffusion facilitator family transporter, whose amino-acid sequence is MAQTPQYPYESSLTPRNDKTYLGYGTSVRGNKTRFSSRKESAHSLHTRQRSKESAKSHFANLKVSLQDVLKAAQKEQFVLKVSMFSALILAIFGIGFGIYVKSMAVIFDGFVALISVGLGALSVVTSRYIYKEDDDIFQYGYVRFEPMVNLFKSLVLVFVCVYAFINAIQSIVNGGYEVELGGAVLYSLCAFAFCGVLFVYTLLYTRILESDLIKVDNTEWKIDCVLYLGALVAFGAIYMLPHFGFDTHSSTFARYIDPALLAILSLLLCVSPVRIAIANFKDLVMVAPPEIDEKITQIMESLSAEFGFSDYDTHVAKSGRFYMVEVNILTHEHFKPVSMQEFDSIRERIEKALEIPSYKIWLSVSWTANPKWL
- the ilvC gene encoding ketol-acid reductoisomerase — translated: MALQVYYDKDCDLGLIQKKKVAVIGFGSQGHAHAENLRDSGVEVIIGLYRGGSSWSKAEAKGFKVLEVSEATKAADVIMILIPDELQADVFAKDILPSLSEDKIIAFGHGFNIHFGQIKVPKGVGVIMVAPKAPGHTVRSEFVKGGGIPDLIAVEQDTSRGDAKAIALSYASAIGGGRSGIIETTFKDETETDLFGEQAVLCGGVTSLVKAGFETLVDAGYPEEMAYFECLHELKLIVDLIYEGGLANMRYSISNTAEYGDMVSGPRVINAESKKAMKEILKDIQEGRFAKDFILERKAGYARMNAERKNLAQHKIEQVGGRLRTMMPWIGANKLVDKDKN
- a CDS encoding radical SAM/SPASM domain-containing protein encodes the protein MQNLIAVDTRMQSFIDAIVLLSTSITDRELQKQILKHYLRLVELEIASFCNRTCYFCPNAHIDRKSTSTELDEAVFLKILNNLAEIEYSKDISFHRFNEPLANKELILKRVRQTRQKLPKAKLNIFTNGDYVSKSYLEELRDAGINWILMSYYPTQKHFDREQILKAMQKMQQKLGLESKLVWDKKQEYRISFVMEGLELYYRARNPNAMGSSRGGSVDLMKNSQSTQSGCFQSAMSFYVDYNGLVMPCCNTRSDEKGHEPFIIGDCKKQDMFEIFFSHKCVNLRRELFANTASSHNEYIRKICADCEQGYRWKEIFFEKSLEPVGL